Proteins found in one Venturia canescens isolate UGA chromosome 8, ASM1945775v1, whole genome shotgun sequence genomic segment:
- the Drep2 gene encoding basic-leucine zipper transcription factor A isoform X7: MLFDVNVDSSILFDGEHPKNSDFTQIAATLISISAIPKIVCETIHALELHDETPSWKIMDNKGRVTVVLHWDQRSSGNSSASGQHQQHPQQQQQQQQQQQQHHHQQQQQQQQHGLQSSQQQQAKIMQDSLGTSSKYSPTKIKSDGGFFVDGIGGLSSSGIAIQRPSLVIQTSLDKLNYGVIKSGDIVCPSRYSSPQITVINHDDVVQKSFTSPNNSSYGSIIASGSIIPGVVSGGVIGTHTGVPSHHHHQQQQQQLQHQSSQHGGLTGRLVKQATNSFESTTIHIHTPECSNHIHQPVARNGSPINGPDSQNSAECDFHCCALHEEGRRIAVHKSVATSPIQDGQHQHHSQHSQQQQTQTQTPSPQPPSSLSDGTRRVGMMKGHVRFRDTTDEESSPRISAGGPGLGSTSAQTFNLHRLHHHHNNNNNNNNHHQDHDSSESETENTIMEDEIVTSEKFLLLIDQLTVDQKHHLSIKDIGIILERLSSKILDVERLDRESESEECYNWTIKAIIRGDVLRELGVIYNGNYYAISEHPGYKEESEENNEENEEEDEDRL; the protein is encoded by the coding sequence CAATTTCCGCAATACCAAAAATAGTCTGCGAGACGATACACGCGCTGGAATTGCACGATGAAACCCCCTCCTGGAAGATTATGGATAATAAGGGACGTGTCACGGTGGTTTTACACTGGGACCAACGTTCATCGGGTAACTCGTCGGCTTCAGGACAACACCAACAACACccacaacagcagcaacaacaacagcaacaacaacaacaacatcatcaccagcagcagcagcaacaacagcagcatgGCCTCCAATCATCGCAGCAGCAACAGGCTAAAATTATGCAAGATAGTTTGGGAACGAGCTCCAAGTATTCACCGACGAAGATCAAGTCCGACGGCGGTTTTTTCGTAGACGGAATAGGGGGTCTTAGTAGTAGTGGCATTGCCATACAGCGCCCATCGTTGGTAATTCAAACGAGTTTGGATAAGCTAAATTATGGAGTGATCAAAAGTGGTGATATAGTATGTCCATCGCGTTACAGCAGTCCCCAAATCACTGTGATAAATCATGACGATGTGGTGCAGAAGAGTTTTACTAGTCCGAATAATAGTTCCTACGGGTCGATTATCGCCTCGGGCTCGATAATACCGGGTGTAGTATCAGGAGGAGTTATTGGCACACATACCGGTGTTCCGAGTCACCATCATcatcagcagcagcaacaacagctaCAACATCAATCATCGCAACATGGTGGCTTAACAGGTCGACTCGTAAAACAAGCTACAAATTCGTTCGAGAGCACAACTATTCATATCCATACGCCCGAGTGTTCAAATCATATACACCAACCAGTAGCGAGAAACGGAAGTCCTATAAACGGCCCTGACAGTCAAAATTCAGCTGAGTGCGATTTTCATTGCTGCGCTCTCCACGAAGAAGGGAGACGCATAGCTGTACATAAATCGGTAGCGACATCACCAATCCAAGATGGTCAACATCAGCATCACTCTCAACATTCACAGCAACAACAgacccaaacccaaacaccgTCACCTCAGCCACCATCATCCCTTTCTGATGGTACCAGACGAGTCGGTATGATGAAAGGTCATGTACGATTTCGCGATACGACCGACGAGGAATCATCTCCCAGAATATCCGCTGGTGGCCCTGGCCTCGGTTCGACTTCCGCCCAAACTTTCAACCTTCATCGACTTCATCATCATcacaataataacaacaataacaataatcaTCATCAAGATCACGATAGTTCCGAATCTGAAACCGAAAATACTATCATGGAAGATGAGATTGTAACGTCCgaaaaatttttacttctcatcgATCAGCTCACCGTTGATCAAAAACACCATCTTAGTATCAAAGACATAGGAATCATTCTCGAAAGGCTTAGCTCAAAAATTCTCGACGTCGAAAGGCTGGATCGTGAAAGCGAAAGCGAGGAATGTTACAATTGGACCATCAAAGCTATCATTCGCGGTGATGTTTTGAGGGAGCTCGGGGTAATTTATAATGGTAATTATTATGCGATTAGCGAACATCCGGGGTACAAAGAGGAATCTGAAGAGAACAACGaggaaaacgaggaggaggacgAAGATAGACTCTAA